The segment AGCAAGTCACCGAGCTGCTGATGGTGCTGCGGGGCTATGTGGATGAAAAGTGAGGGCTTGGACAGGCACCTTGGGTGGGATCCGTTATAACCTACTCTCTTTACTGCAGTGCCCTCGCTGGGATTTCATCTAATTACATTTACTGCTGTCTACTTCTGCTTATACCTCGTCCTCTTTAACCTTCATCTCCCCCACTCCATTCAGTGAAATCACACACTGAGACATAAGCTGTTCTCATTACACCAGCAAACTGGTGCGATAACAGTAACTGGTGCAATAATGGAGTCCATTTATTATGATTATCATTCCCTTTCTTACTGCTCTTTGTCCAGTAAAAACACTTAGCATCATCATACTGTAGCCTCCGTTCCTGCCATCTCTGCTGCCATAAACAGATGCACATTTGAAGGACTGAAACAAACCGGAGCAAAGCCAAGACAGCAGGTCCATAGGTCAGAGCCAGTAACAGTTTCATTGACTGTGCAGTATGTAAGCTCTAATCCTGATTCATCAGCATGccctttatttgttattttgtcAACAGATTTAAGTAAAATTAAATTTCCTTcatctagaaaaaaaaatacaaagctgTTTCAACACATCACAACTTCATCTCACGCTGTCAGGAACTGACAACTGATTATATGCCAGGTGAAGATACATTTTCCATAGGGAACATATAGGGTGAAACACTCCAATTCACCTTTTACATTCCAACATAACAACTAATGTCAGTGATCCTTCCAACAAACTCCTTCTGGCAGACATGTCTACATCAAAAGTATGTTCTTTATCTGCGTCTCACTTTGATGCCTGGCCAAGTTTCTTTAGATATAGCAGAAGATATTTTCAGAAATTGCCTTACGTAACCAATTTATTGAAACTGTTACAACTAGTCACTTAATGACTTTTAAACTCAGGTCAGCAGACATGGCACAGCATGCAGAGCTGTAGAATGATACGTGTGAACGTAAGGACAAGCAAGGAGGAGACAGGATGTGTAACAGGACCTGCCGCCTAATATGGTTCAAATTAGACATGGGTGCCTCTGTTTGTTGTGCAGCAAACACAAATCTCAAGCAGAGAACACCTTCAAGTGATTAGAATGAGAACGTATGGGGCTACCTAGTCAGAAGAATGCAGATAGATCATTTCCACTGCTGTAATATACACCAGGTACCAACATGATGTAGAGCCCCTTTCTCACATCCATTCCTCTCTAGAGGGTAGCCCTCATTTGCATTCAAATGAGTGTATGGGGTTAGTGTGTGAAGCAGTGGGTGCACACATGGAAGCACACAATTCATGATGCACACTGTGGTGCTCTATAGTGAAGAAATGAATCACATAAAACTTATCTTCATGTCACAGTACACAGTTCCATGTAAGCTTCAGATCATAGCTGCATGAGCTTCTTCCTATCTTAACCTTGAATTTACATGCAGTGCAATTTGTTGCCAACACCAGGAGATGGAGCCCTTGCACTTGTATACGCGTCTCTTGGTGAGGTTTTAAAGAACGAagtgcacacagcacagaggaacagctcttaaaataagaaaacacattCTAAAACTAAACAGGTAGTATTAGGCAGATGAACAATGTTTATTAAATGTAATTGATGATGGAAGACCCCTGGACAAAATGCAAACCATACCTCTGAGATCAGTGGACAGTACAAGTTGTACATTTATCACAATATCCATCAGACTCTATTCGGTGTACAGTTATGTGAAGAAGATAAGAAAAGGCTGTACTAAGAATACAGTTCTACTTTTGGAATGTCAGATTATGGTTGTGTTTTACATATGCAGAGATACTCGGCTttaataaacagttttttttcgattgaaaaaaaaaaaacattacaggcCACGCATTACAGGAATGTACGCCATAGCTTAACTATGTTGATTACGTTATATAATGCAAGCCTGTGGAAAAACAAGTGAAAAAAGAacggaaaaaaatcaaatagtCCTGGGAGTGTGGCTGCAGCAGCCATTGGCACTCCTCACAGCTTTGATTGAAGGTGTGGAAATCAGAGGAAAAGGAGTATGAGGATCAGTGCCATGAAGTCTGAACACAGGCTCACTGGTAGGTTGGTGCAGGCATGACTACCGTAGAAGTGACCACTTGATCTGTTCTTTGGCAGACTGGAGTACCTGTGCAGGAAAAAGAGTTTTGACCAAGCAGATCACTCCAACAAAAGCCTAACTGTAAGGGACAGGCTACAGTATGAGGGGAAACCTTTCTAAAATAAAATTAGCATCTGCTGATGTTTTAAACCTTTTTGTTTTACTATTGTTTTACAAAGAAGTCTGACTGTTTCACTTCTAACAGAGTTAATATGCCAATGTACAACCTACACCCATAGAATGTAGTTTCCTATTCCTATTGCAGACAAAAGTTAGTGGGTCTTAGTGGGGCTTTTGTCAAGTAAGCTAAAAATGACAACTTGAGGAACAAATGATATTAATGAAGACAAATATGCAAGACCTAATTAATCTTCTTAATTCATTGAATGAAAGCTGAATCATAACCATAAAGCATGGGGACTGGGTACAGCCATTAATCATGGACAGAGGAGGGATGGTGGTAGCTAGTTGCAGGCCTTCTAAATGACAACATTAATCAAGAAGAGcatttggacacacacaaagcatacAGACAGgctcatggaaaaaaaacaggaatgtgTTGGCTTCCTACCACCTTACCATTGGAAATATTAGTAATCATGTACACTGCGCTGTGCATATAAGACAATGCAATATACAACAACCTAGAGCCAAGTGATAAACTAGGAGTAGAGGAGAATGACGCAATAACAATGCCCTTGTATTCACAGGGTCCTCGGTAATGAGTTTTAACAGTCAATAAACTAATGGATCTTTTAAAAGCAGAGAGGATCAAGCTAGGGATGATTTTTCTTACCTGGGTGACTGTCTGCTCTGTCAAAGGCACATCATCACCCTACAAGGAATATGACATTACATTTACTACTGACAGCCAACATCAAACTTTGCTGAATATTCTGAAGAGAGGATAGAGGAACTTACTCTCAGAGCCACACGATGCACAACTTGCTGTGGGTCACTCTCTAAGATCACCCTGCAGAAATTGCAGATACCGCCCCAAAGTTAATCATGGATAAAATAGCTGCAGTAAAACTCCTGATATTTCAGCATCTCAATGTTCAAGTTGCTCAATTTCTACTTACCCGCCATCTACAATTTCATCCACAGCTAGGAAAAGCCCCTCCATATTCTCCAACAAAGCCCTCCGTTCAACATTTTTTCTGCAAAGTTACAAATATGTACATATGAAGCAAACTTTTAGACAGtaaaaatatgtatgtattgtatgtatgtatatgtccAAAACGTACCTCAACATCTGACTGAGCGAATCAAAAAGGCAATTTAGAACAGCCATAAGCATaagctgcaaaaaaatataAGAACATATTAGAATCTGTTtcaaataaaaaagtaattacTCAGAAAATAGCTTGTTATCAGTTTTTAATtctcttttattcattttatttaaaccTTAAACATTTATAATTTAAGGCACAGAATTTAAGTGGCACATGTTCATATACATCTGTTTTATCATGCTAGTAGTtgtaaccttttttttatttgttactaCTTTTGAGGTGTTTAATGAAAtgtctgttattttatttttttacttctgctgctgtgttcagttGAGTTTCCATaaataaattatacatttttttatggaACACAAATTTACTTATATATACACGCATAATTCAGCTGACTAATTAAATTAACTTGTCATAATAACCTGAAATAATGCATTACACTGAGGAAATTATTAAAAGTATAGTAGTAGTAAAGTGATTCAAACCAAAGGTGTGATAACCAGAATTTAAGTTTCCACTGTTAAATAGTTTGTTCCAAAAtcttaacattttatttacctCATTTTCATGTGAACTTCCAATCACATAAAAGAAGAGGTCTATGTTGCTCTTGTAGACAACAGTGAGGCCCTCCAGTAAAGCAATCTCACCTAAAGGGACACAACAAAATCGCCATCAAAGTTTTTATACATAAAAAACTGTTGTAATAGAAAAATGTAAGCATTACTTACTGTCTGTCCTATGTGTTTTATTGAAGATGTTCTTCTCAAACGccttctgctccttcactgtcgggtATGTGTCATCATAATACTGCAGACAGGTTCAATTTGAAGATGTGGTAATTTGGCATGTAGTAACCAACAAACATCACACTGAATAGTTTCAGACTAAATCTTATGAAGTAAAAGAGTCGTCAGTCTCAATTTCTGATGTACACTTCAATACAAATGTGTGGGGGATTATTTTCAACCACAATAAGAATCAGAGCAGAATACATTGTTCATACATTAAACGCACTACTGTAATGCTTACGTTGTGACTTAAAAAAAGTTAGAATCTAAATATCTACTATTTATAATTATGTAATCCAGGTTCGCGAGATGCAGGAAATGCCAAAGAAAGTGATACCTTGGCGTAAAGCCTGTCTCCATCGTTGTCCAGAATAAGAACAGCTTTGACGGTGTACAGGGATGGTTCCTGCAGATGTAGACCATAGAGTATGGCTTTAATTTGAGCAGGTATGTTAATGATTTTTACTCATTCTCATTAGTACACCACTAAACATATGTTATAATGGAAAAATCACCCAGACAAGACGACGGTCAATGCGCTAAACAAACGTAATCCCACCACATGAATCAAACTGATGTAAATAATACTGATCTCTAAAAGTATTCAAAAACATTCGCTAACTCGTATAGAAGACACAGCACTTCCACATCACCAACACATACGAGGCTAACTAGGCTAGCTGGTTCGCTAACAGTTAGCTCTATGTCAAGATAACTCGATAGATAGCTAAAATACCACATTTTGCCACTCTCCATAAGCAGTCAAGTGAACTTGTTACACGTGAACAACTGCACGACACCATACTGTACacaacagataaataaaaagcatgcGCCAACATTACCAGTATAGGAGAATCCATCTTCTTTCTTGTTAGCAACCCAGCTACCAGGATAGCAGCGGACGTCGTACGTCGCACGTACAGGAAATGAGGCTCTTTCCTATTGGCTGACGCAGTGTCACGTCATGCGTGCAAAGGGCAAAGATCAGTACACTACAGGGCTCAGAGACATGACAGAGAAATTCATTTCATTTACTGAAAGTCAAGTGACATAAATAATTATCACGAAATTAATTCTGACTCAGCAGCATCTGTAAAGGTTTAATTATATTCACCACCAGTATACTTCTATAAAACTAGGCTGCATGCTGTGTAACAATGACCAACTCACCACACTTATATATAATCACCCGATCAACATGCTTTGTGCTTGTTATTtaacatataaacatatatgtCTACTAGATGTTTATTTTAGAGTTCACGTGtataaaatgaataatttaGTCGAACCTAATTTACGCAG is part of the Parambassis ranga chromosome 7, fParRan2.1, whole genome shotgun sequence genome and harbors:
- the copz1 gene encoding coatomer subunit zeta-1, producing the protein MDSPILEPSLYTVKAVLILDNDGDRLYAKYYDDTYPTVKEQKAFEKNIFNKTHRTDSEIALLEGLTVVYKSNIDLFFYVIGSSHENELMLMAVLNCLFDSLSQMLRKNVERRALLENMEGLFLAVDEIVDGGVILESDPQQVVHRVALRGDDVPLTEQTVTQVLQSAKEQIKWSLLR